From Cellulosimicrobium cellulans, the proteins below share one genomic window:
- a CDS encoding DUF3375 domain-containing protein codes for MQHDDVDSLRRSSAAWRLLRADTAPLVLSFLGTLFVEDNVRAIPESELVARLDDHLWAVDGRSARASGAEPRYPRAPQAYVDHWAHPDQGWLRAWYPPGSGEPHYDATPAVEQAVRWVASLRGRGFVGTESRLNTVFELLRQLAVGTQTDPAERLRELEERRAAIDEEIAQVRAGRVAVLDAAAQRDRYQQLTQTAADLLSDFREVEANFRSLDRELRERITGWDGAKGELLEEVVRSRTAIAESDQGRSFHAFYDFLLDRRRQEEFAALVERVQSLDAIVPDVVRPTPEAAGPDAVVRVAVDDEHRRLRRVHYDWLDAGERTQATVRTLSEQLRRFLDDQVWLENRRVMDILRGVEAKALAARDVARRPAGPGAGGPPGMAVDAVAPEVVLPTERPLFSPRPTARLDSDHVEAGDDDFEVDALYDQVHVDPERLARVVRATLTTPGGPGEVALVDLLAAAPLEHGLAELVTYLSLEDPRFVVVHDEERTDEVRWEGEAPTGPVADDGVPDPVLRVARLPRVTYARRTGAGGDPPRAPHDPVAVLDTPPTARAAERLHETADPAPEETP; via the coding sequence GTGCAGCACGACGACGTCGACTCCCTGCGACGGTCGAGCGCGGCGTGGCGGCTCCTGCGCGCGGACACGGCCCCGCTCGTGCTGTCGTTCCTCGGCACGCTGTTCGTCGAGGACAACGTGCGCGCGATCCCCGAGAGCGAGCTCGTCGCGCGGCTCGACGACCACCTGTGGGCGGTCGACGGCCGGTCCGCGCGGGCCTCAGGAGCAGAGCCGCGGTACCCGCGGGCCCCGCAGGCGTACGTCGACCACTGGGCGCACCCCGACCAGGGCTGGCTGCGCGCCTGGTACCCGCCAGGCTCCGGCGAGCCGCACTACGACGCGACGCCCGCCGTCGAGCAGGCCGTGCGCTGGGTCGCGTCGCTGCGCGGGCGCGGGTTCGTGGGCACCGAGTCGCGGCTCAACACGGTGTTCGAGCTCCTGCGCCAGCTCGCCGTCGGGACCCAGACCGACCCGGCGGAGCGCCTGCGCGAGCTCGAGGAGCGGCGCGCCGCGATCGACGAGGAGATCGCGCAGGTGCGCGCCGGGCGCGTGGCCGTGCTCGACGCCGCGGCGCAGCGCGACCGCTACCAGCAGCTCACGCAGACCGCCGCCGACCTCCTCTCGGACTTCCGCGAGGTCGAGGCGAACTTCCGCTCGCTCGACCGCGAGCTGCGCGAGCGCATCACCGGCTGGGACGGCGCCAAGGGCGAGCTGCTGGAGGAGGTCGTGCGGTCGCGCACGGCCATCGCCGAGTCCGACCAGGGCCGCTCGTTCCACGCGTTCTACGACTTCCTCCTCGACCGCCGCCGGCAGGAGGAGTTCGCCGCGCTCGTCGAGCGCGTCCAGTCCCTCGACGCGATCGTGCCCGACGTCGTGCGGCCGACGCCCGAGGCCGCGGGTCCCGACGCGGTCGTGCGGGTCGCGGTGGACGACGAGCACCGCCGGCTGCGCCGCGTCCACTACGACTGGCTCGACGCCGGCGAGCGCACGCAGGCGACCGTGCGGACCCTCTCGGAGCAACTCCGCCGCTTCCTCGACGACCAGGTCTGGCTCGAGAACCGGCGGGTCATGGACATCCTGCGCGGCGTGGAGGCGAAGGCGCTCGCCGCGCGCGACGTCGCTCGCAGGCCGGCTGGACCGGGCGCGGGAGGTCCCCCGGGGATGGCGGTCGACGCCGTCGCGCCGGAGGTCGTGCTGCCGACGGAGCGGCCGCTCTTCTCGCCCCGGCCCACGGCCCGGCTCGACTCCGACCACGTCGAGGCCGGCGACGACGACTTCGAGGTCGACGCGCTGTACGACCAGGTGCACGTCGACCCGGAGCGCCTCGCACGGGTGGTCCGTGCGACGCTCACCACCCCGGGCGGCCCGGGGGAGGTCGCGCTCGTCGACCTGCTCGCCGCCGCGCCCCTCGAGCACGGCCTGGCCGAGCTCGTGACGTACCTGTCGCTGGAGGACCCGCGCTTCGTCGTCGTGCACGACGAGGAGCGCACCGACGAGGTGCGCTGGGAGGGCGAGGCCCCGACCGGCCCGGTCGCCGACGACGGGGTGCCGGACCCGGTGCTGCGCGTCGCGCGGCTGCCGCGCGTCACGTACGCGCGGCGCACCGGGGCGGGCGGCGACCCGCCGCGGGCGCCGCACGACCCCGTCGCCGTCCTCGACACCCCGCCCACCGCCCGAGCCGCCGAGCGTCTCCACGAGACCGCCGACCCCGCCCCGGAGGAGACCCCGTGA
- a CDS encoding DUF4194 domain-containing protein, producing MSTTRPARDPELSVVVTSLLKGVVYRESGEALWRDLLAREPQVRDTVAMMGLQVVVDEGDGYAYLRSQPEHERDERVPRLIPRRELPFDVSLLLALLRKRLAQADSEGGETRLVLARTEIVDLLRVFLAQDPGAAANEARLVDRVDGLVRRVVELGFLRPAGRPDPDGAPDGGAVPVEDGDPAAGDARRYEVRRILKAFVDAQWLADFDARLAQYLELAADGGARGTASGTAGTGTSSGTSATTSAGTTTRTVA from the coding sequence GTGAGCACGACCCGCCCCGCGCGCGACCCGGAGCTGTCCGTCGTCGTGACGTCGCTCCTCAAGGGCGTCGTCTACCGCGAGTCCGGCGAGGCGCTGTGGCGCGACCTGCTCGCGCGCGAGCCGCAGGTGCGCGACACCGTCGCGATGATGGGCCTGCAGGTCGTCGTCGACGAGGGCGACGGCTACGCCTACCTGCGCTCGCAGCCCGAGCACGAGCGCGACGAGCGCGTGCCGCGCCTCATCCCGCGCCGCGAGCTGCCGTTCGACGTGAGCCTGCTGCTCGCGCTGTTGCGCAAGCGGCTCGCGCAGGCGGACTCCGAGGGCGGCGAGACGCGGCTCGTGCTCGCGCGCACGGAGATCGTCGACCTGCTGCGGGTGTTCCTCGCGCAGGACCCCGGCGCGGCGGCCAACGAGGCGCGGCTCGTGGACCGCGTGGACGGGCTCGTGCGGCGCGTCGTGGAGCTGGGCTTCCTGCGTCCCGCGGGCCGTCCTGACCCGGACGGTGCGCCCGACGGCGGAGCCGTCCCGGTCGAGGACGGCGACCCGGCCGCGGGCGACGCGCGGCGGTACGAGGTGCGCCGCATCCTCAAGGCGTTCGTGGACGCGCAGTGGCTCGCGGACTTCGACGCGCGCCTCGCGCAGTACCTGGAGCTCGCCGCCGACGGCGGGGCGCGCGGGACGGCGTCGGGCACGGCGGGCACCGGCACGAGCTCGGGGACGAGTGCAACGACGAGCGCAGGCACGACGACGAGGACGGTGGCGTGA